The following coding sequences are from one Streptomyces sp. NBC_01294 window:
- a CDS encoding DUF4241 domain-containing protein: MVVAVGYAQAWDLEAREAWRPMSAGEARERDATGLPYVVVYREPGREAPLEVRLVSWRDHYVGLWVYDAQGRRTYDLDMRLLDDPARLLRRYTVAWNYTGPVMAEFDPKCPRVIVDLFPDGRGRRTEEPRGYSTSPTHRDDEQWMVRPAFGEWPLLSAQVHGFTEPPVFEVAEVAEGGHGDAPATCWRPPRPAQPGPIGALFRPGVRVTDGYHPEQTVVEPRRVGTLRVPSGLLAVAGPDNVDEEPAITVPVPPGEYVLDEARVRFSYHCEWRDREVTTTGPTAVRLLVDETPAATWEMALGPDDDPRLFIEEQIAGFDTDGATGCFADAAAWEPLVALYERGLIQGEPDLDGYEDIDDGSMFMQRTWDEASGGELMAFATTGDGTYPVWIGRCDAGEVVAVVVLVEGMPELLPERDGTTADA; the protein is encoded by the coding sequence ATGGTCGTCGCGGTGGGGTACGCGCAGGCGTGGGACCTGGAGGCCCGCGAGGCCTGGCGGCCGATGTCGGCCGGGGAGGCCCGGGAGCGGGATGCCACCGGGCTTCCGTACGTGGTGGTGTACCGGGAGCCGGGTCGGGAGGCTCCGCTGGAGGTCCGGCTCGTCTCCTGGCGGGACCACTACGTGGGGCTGTGGGTCTACGACGCCCAGGGCCGCCGCACCTACGACCTGGACATGCGGCTGCTGGACGACCCGGCGCGGCTGCTGCGCCGGTACACGGTCGCCTGGAACTACACCGGTCCGGTGATGGCGGAGTTCGACCCGAAGTGCCCGCGCGTCATAGTGGACCTCTTCCCGGACGGTCGGGGGCGGCGGACGGAGGAGCCTCGGGGGTACTCCACCTCGCCCACCCACCGCGACGACGAGCAGTGGATGGTCCGGCCCGCCTTCGGGGAGTGGCCGCTGCTCTCCGCGCAGGTGCACGGCTTCACCGAGCCGCCGGTCTTCGAGGTCGCCGAGGTCGCCGAGGGCGGCCACGGGGACGCCCCTGCCACGTGCTGGCGGCCGCCGCGGCCCGCGCAGCCCGGGCCGATCGGCGCGTTGTTCCGGCCCGGGGTGCGGGTGACCGACGGGTACCACCCCGAGCAGACCGTCGTGGAGCCCCGCCGGGTCGGCACCCTGCGCGTGCCCAGCGGGTTGCTGGCCGTCGCCGGCCCGGACAACGTGGACGAAGAGCCGGCGATCACCGTCCCCGTCCCGCCCGGGGAGTACGTACTCGACGAGGCGCGGGTCCGCTTCAGCTACCACTGCGAGTGGCGGGACAGGGAGGTCACGACCACGGGACCCACCGCGGTACGCCTGCTCGTCGACGAGACCCCCGCCGCGACCTGGGAGATGGCCCTGGGTCCGGACGACGACCCCCGGCTGTTCATCGAGGAACAGATCGCCGGATTCGACACCGACGGCGCCACCGGCTGCTTCGCCGACGCCGCCGCCTGGGAGCCACTCGTCGCGCTCTACGAGCGGGGGCTGATCCAGGGAGAGCCGGACCTGGACGGGTACGAGGACATCGACGACGGTTCCATGTTCATGCAGCGCACCTGGGACGAGGCTTCCGGCGGCGAACTCATGGCCTTCGCCACCACCGGGGACGGTACCTACCCCGTGTGGATCGGCCGCTGCGACGCCGGTGAGGTCGTCGCCGTCGTCGTGCTGGTGGAGGGGATGCCCGAACTGCTCCCGGAGCGGGACGGAACCACCGCCGATGCCTGA
- a CDS encoding cupin domain-containing protein, with product MTQEPDLVQIVHVDDIDPTEVAPGITRRRLPATEWARGWVYDFAPGAQWPEEDVHETEERYYVVSGEFIDCGRRLAAGSYVVFAPGSTHRPRTETGARMIGITVLG from the coding sequence GTGACTCAAGAACCCGACCTCGTACAGATCGTCCACGTCGATGACATCGACCCGACCGAGGTCGCTCCCGGCATCACCCGCAGGCGCTTGCCCGCCACGGAGTGGGCACGTGGGTGGGTGTACGACTTCGCCCCGGGTGCGCAATGGCCCGAAGAGGACGTGCACGAGACCGAGGAACGCTACTACGTGGTGTCCGGCGAGTTCATCGACTGCGGCCGACGCCTCGCGGCGGGCAGCTACGTGGTGTTCGCGCCGGGCAGCACGCACCGCCCGCGCACGGAGACCGGGGCGCGCATGATCGGGATCACCGTTCTCGGGTGA
- a CDS encoding GlxA family transcriptional regulator — MSLHRVVCLLLPPQSTFELASAAEVFGLNRPGLPARYTFDVCTERPGPLPTLAGYDMAVMHGLSALQRAQTVLIPGWVQRASAPSPGVVDALRRAHRRGARIVALCSAAFLLAEAGLLEGRRATTHWRMADELAARHPGIQVDPDVLYVDLGDVATSAGTAAGIDLCLHLIRTDQGAAYANQVARHMVMPPHREGGQLQYATLPLTDRTPDSLAPVLDWAAERLHEPLTVDDLASFGAVSTRTLARRFAEQLGTSPGNWLLRQRVMAARALLEETDLAVETIAARTGLSSAANLRRRFHALVHTTPAAYRRSFRHEAAGTRTRGSDVAPA, encoded by the coding sequence ATGAGCCTTCACCGCGTGGTGTGCCTTCTCCTGCCGCCTCAGTCCACGTTCGAGCTGGCCAGCGCCGCAGAGGTCTTCGGCCTGAACCGGCCAGGCCTGCCCGCCCGTTACACGTTCGACGTCTGCACCGAGCGGCCCGGCCCCCTGCCGACGCTGGCCGGCTACGACATGGCGGTCATGCACGGGCTGTCGGCCTTGCAGCGCGCGCAGACGGTTCTCATCCCCGGCTGGGTGCAGCGCGCGAGCGCTCCCTCGCCCGGCGTCGTGGACGCGCTACGGCGGGCGCATCGCCGCGGCGCCCGTATTGTCGCGTTGTGCTCCGCCGCCTTCCTGCTCGCCGAGGCCGGACTGCTGGAGGGTCGCAGGGCGACCACTCACTGGCGCATGGCCGACGAACTCGCCGCGCGGCATCCCGGGATCCAGGTCGACCCGGACGTGCTCTACGTCGACCTGGGCGACGTGGCCACGAGCGCGGGCACAGCCGCGGGCATCGACCTGTGCCTACACCTGATCCGCACCGACCAGGGCGCCGCCTACGCGAACCAGGTCGCCCGGCACATGGTCATGCCGCCTCATCGCGAGGGCGGCCAGCTTCAATACGCCACGCTCCCCCTCACCGACCGCACCCCCGACTCCCTGGCCCCCGTCCTGGACTGGGCCGCCGAGCGGCTGCACGAGCCGCTGACCGTCGACGACCTCGCCTCGTTCGGGGCCGTCTCCACGCGCACGCTCGCCCGCAGGTTCGCCGAGCAGCTCGGTACGAGCCCGGGCAACTGGCTGCTGCGGCAGCGGGTGATGGCGGCCCGGGCCCTCCTGGAGGAGACGGATCTGGCCGTCGAGACGATCGCGGCCAGGACCGGCTTGTCCTCGGCCGCCAACCTCCGCCGGCGCTTCCACGCTCTGGTGCACACCACGCCCGCCGCCTATCGCCGCTCCTTCCGGCACGAGGCCGCGGGAACGCGCACGCGGGGCTCCGACGTGGCCCCCGCCTGA
- a CDS encoding aldo/keto reductase: protein MHDLVTEGKVRHLGLSEVSAATLRRACAQAPIRALQSEYSPFTRGLEREILPTARELGVALVAYAPLGRGLLTGTVNIEDLAEEDIRRNQPRFLGDNLTANLEQAARIHALASAAGCTPAQLVLAWLLAQGEDIFPLPGVRRRTHLSENASATQITLPGSLLQALNNTFTEAAGARAPDTSRLEQ, encoded by the coding sequence ATGCACGACCTGGTGACCGAGGGGAAGGTCCGCCACCTGGGACTGTCGGAGGTCAGCGCGGCAACCCTGCGGCGGGCGTGCGCGCAGGCGCCCATCCGCGCCCTGCAAAGCGAGTACTCGCCGTTCACTCGCGGCCTGGAACGTGAAATCCTCCCGACCGCACGTGAACTGGGAGTCGCACTGGTGGCGTACGCCCCACTCGGGCGCGGCCTACTCACCGGCACCGTGAACATCGAGGACCTCGCCGAGGAGGACATCCGGCGGAACCAGCCCCGCTTCCTCGGCGACAACCTCACCGCCAACCTCGAACAGGCCGCGCGCATCCATGCCCTCGCATCCGCCGCCGGCTGCACCCCCGCACAACTGGTACTGGCCTGGCTCCTCGCCCAGGGAGAAGACATCTTCCCGCTGCCCGGCGTCCGTCGGCGCACCCACCTCAGCGAGAACGCGTCCGCCACACAGATCACGCTGCCCGGCTCCCTCCTCCAGGCACTGAACAACACGTTCACGGAAGCAGCCGGCGCCCGCGCACCCGACACGTCCCGCCTGGAGCAATAG
- a CDS encoding MFS transporter → MSKSGAPRTDVPREAPARASLVLASLIVVAAVANLNLSVANVALPAIGKAFDSSQTTLNMIAVGYSLGLAASVLYLGAVGDRHGRKLLLLLGIALSVPACLLAAYAPNDTVLVVARILGGLSAGMAYPTTLALITALWAGPERTKSIALWSALGGGISLLGPVIAGALLERFYWGSVFLVTLPLAVVALVMALLFVPAHANESAEPVDNLGGILSVLLIAGLVLAINFAAVPGQGALVVGLVVIALAAGAAFFWRQRRAPNPLYDLHIAGRRTFWVAACAGIIVYGAMMGSAFISQQYLQNVLEYNPVEAGAAILPLVVMIVLVAPRSAKLVETRGARTTLLIGYTFLFLAFAWMLLFWGEDSSYWQIGFAYVLIGIGAGFAGTPASHSLTGSVPVRRAGMASGTADLQRDLGGAIMQSVMGVLLTAGYASAFSAAIAASPESKDVSDQVQSELTKSFASAGQVAQQHPQYADQIVAAARQSFLHGDDWAYTVGLAAIALGALLIFFMFPHRDAERELLRRYYTEDSAPAAPAATAAPAVTERPSGPGA, encoded by the coding sequence ATGTCGAAAAGCGGCGCGCCTCGCACCGACGTTCCGCGTGAGGCCCCGGCGCGGGCGTCGCTCGTTCTGGCGTCCCTGATCGTCGTTGCCGCGGTGGCCAACTTGAACCTGTCGGTGGCCAACGTGGCGCTGCCCGCGATCGGGAAGGCCTTCGACTCCTCCCAGACCACGCTGAACATGATCGCCGTGGGGTACTCCCTCGGCCTGGCCGCATCGGTGCTCTATCTGGGTGCGGTCGGCGACCGTCACGGGCGCAAGCTGCTGCTGCTCCTCGGCATCGCTCTGTCCGTCCCCGCCTGCCTGCTCGCCGCGTACGCGCCGAACGACACCGTCCTCGTGGTGGCCCGGATCCTCGGCGGGCTCTCGGCCGGCATGGCCTACCCCACCACCCTGGCACTGATCACCGCCCTGTGGGCGGGGCCGGAGCGGACGAAGTCGATCGCGCTGTGGTCGGCCCTGGGCGGCGGCATCTCCCTGCTCGGGCCGGTGATCGCGGGCGCGCTGCTCGAACGCTTCTACTGGGGGTCGGTGTTCCTGGTCACCCTTCCCCTCGCCGTGGTCGCGCTGGTCATGGCCCTGCTGTTCGTCCCCGCGCACGCCAACGAGTCAGCCGAACCGGTGGACAACCTCGGCGGCATCCTGTCCGTCCTCCTGATCGCGGGACTGGTGCTGGCGATCAATTTCGCCGCCGTGCCCGGCCAGGGGGCACTGGTCGTCGGCCTCGTCGTGATCGCCCTGGCTGCCGGAGCGGCGTTCTTCTGGCGTCAGCGCCGGGCTCCCAACCCGTTGTACGACCTCCACATCGCCGGCCGGCGCACGTTCTGGGTCGCCGCATGCGCGGGAATCATCGTGTACGGCGCCATGATGGGGTCGGCGTTCATCAGCCAGCAGTACCTGCAGAACGTGCTCGAGTACAACCCCGTCGAAGCCGGCGCCGCCATCCTCCCCCTCGTCGTGATGATCGTGCTCGTGGCACCACGGTCCGCGAAGCTGGTCGAGACACGCGGCGCCCGCACGACCCTGCTGATCGGTTACACATTCCTCTTCCTCGCCTTCGCCTGGATGCTGCTGTTCTGGGGCGAGGACAGCAGCTACTGGCAGATCGGCTTCGCCTACGTGCTCATCGGAATCGGCGCCGGCTTCGCCGGGACGCCCGCATCCCACTCGCTGACCGGATCGGTGCCCGTGCGACGGGCCGGCATGGCCTCAGGCACCGCCGACCTGCAACGGGACCTCGGCGGGGCCATCATGCAGTCCGTCATGGGCGTGCTCCTCACGGCCGGCTATGCCTCGGCCTTCAGCGCGGCGATCGCCGCTTCCCCCGAGAGCAAGGACGTGTCGGACCAAGTCCAGAGCGAGCTGACGAAGTCGTTCGCCTCCGCCGGGCAGGTCGCCCAGCAGCACCCCCAGTACGCCGACCAGATCGTCGCGGCAGCACGCCAGTCGTTCCTCCACGGCGACGACTGGGCGTACACCGTCGGCCTGGCCGCGATCGCCCTGGGTGCGCTGCTGATCTTCTTCATGTTCCCGCACCGGGACGCCGAGCGGGAACTCCTACGGCGCTACTACACCGAGGACTCCGCCCCCGCCGCCCCCGCCGCCACCGCCGCCCCCGCCGTCACCGAGAGGCCGAGCGGACCGGGAGCCTGA
- a CDS encoding class I SAM-dependent methyltransferase translates to MSHVSQASVTTPDGEPTPLVPTTYDEVKGWFSAYDQVLFDWFLTRQNSGEGQPGDLLELGAFMGKSAIFLGRYLRPGEEFTVCDLFDSPATDDFNVAENRSSYPTLTRRGFETNYLAFHEALPTLIQAPTSVVADRVKPTSCRFVHVDASHLYEHVVTDIASSRLVATPDAVVVFDDYRSEHCPGVAAAVWTAVITGELHPICVSASKLYATWGDPAPHQAALLAWLEERTDLWHGVDVIDGRPLVRIGDQGVVAPVPPQPLHPAPPAEPAPAPAPAPAPAPARRPGARWRKLAKDLLPPVVTRAIVARNRRRRG, encoded by the coding sequence GTGTCGCACGTTTCACAAGCTTCCGTCACGACCCCCGACGGTGAGCCGACCCCGCTCGTCCCCACCACGTACGACGAGGTCAAAGGCTGGTTCTCGGCGTACGACCAGGTGCTCTTCGACTGGTTCCTGACACGTCAGAACAGCGGTGAGGGGCAGCCGGGCGACTTGCTGGAGCTCGGTGCCTTCATGGGGAAGAGCGCGATCTTCCTCGGACGGTACCTCCGGCCCGGTGAGGAGTTCACCGTCTGCGACCTCTTCGACTCGCCCGCGACGGACGATTTCAACGTCGCGGAGAACCGCAGCTCCTACCCCACGCTCACCCGGCGCGGCTTCGAGACGAACTACCTGGCCTTCCACGAGGCGCTGCCGACACTGATCCAAGCCCCCACCTCGGTCGTCGCCGACCGGGTCAAGCCGACGAGCTGCCGGTTCGTGCACGTCGACGCCTCGCACCTCTACGAGCACGTCGTCACGGACATCGCGTCCTCGCGTCTCGTCGCGACCCCGGATGCCGTGGTGGTCTTCGACGACTACCGCTCCGAGCACTGCCCCGGCGTCGCGGCCGCCGTCTGGACCGCCGTGATCACGGGCGAACTGCACCCCATCTGCGTCTCGGCCTCGAAGCTCTACGCAACCTGGGGCGACCCGGCGCCCCACCAGGCGGCACTGCTCGCGTGGCTGGAGGAGCGCACCGACCTCTGGCACGGCGTGGACGTGATCGACGGCCGCCCCCTGGTACGCATCGGGGACCAGGGCGTGGTCGCGCCGGTGCCCCCGCAGCCGCTACACCCCGCGCCGCCGGCGGAACCGGCGCCGGCCCCCGCTCCCGCCCCCGCTCCCGCCCCCGCGCGCCGGCCCGGTGCCCGCTGGCGCAAGCTGGCCAAGGACCTGCTCCCGCCCGTGGTCACCCGCGCGATCGTCGCCCGGAACCGCCGACGCAGGGGCTGA
- a CDS encoding FAD-dependent oxidoreductase, with protein sequence MTYASGPRGTWLIVFAANPERLPMTAFDDTTGMQEALQPLLPGVEVEFVVGRDWASDPLALGTWCIYRPGRLAQVLPDLRTTEGRLLFAGADSAKAWQSFIDGATESGYRAARDIDNHLTG encoded by the coding sequence GTGACCTACGCCAGCGGCCCACGAGGGACGTGGCTGATCGTGTTCGCCGCCAACCCCGAACGCCTGCCCATGACCGCCTTCGACGACACCACCGGCATGCAGGAGGCACTGCAGCCGCTCCTGCCCGGCGTCGAGGTCGAATTCGTCGTCGGCCGGGACTGGGCCAGCGACCCCCTCGCCCTGGGCACCTGGTGCATCTACCGGCCCGGACGACTCGCACAGGTGTTGCCCGACCTGCGCACCACCGAGGGCCGGCTGCTCTTCGCGGGCGCCGACTCCGCGAAAGCGTGGCAGTCCTTCATCGACGGGGCCACCGAAAGCGGCTACCGCGCCGCCCGCGACATCGACAACCACCTGACCGGCTGA